In one window of Rhizobium sp. ACO-34A DNA:
- a CDS encoding prolyl-tRNA editing protein, whose protein sequence is MTTDSQITSQSTTAPKTAEDLFRFLDELKIEHKTARHEPVFTVAESVALRDEIPGGHTKNLFVKDKKDRFFLLTVEENASVDLKTVHTLIGAASKVSFGKPEKLMEYLGVIPGSVTVFGAINDTGHNVTFVLDAELMEHDIINGHPLSNDATTSIGRNDLLRFLESTGHTPLVLKVTA, encoded by the coding sequence ATGACGACCGATTCCCAGATCACCTCACAAAGCACCACCGCACCGAAGACCGCCGAAGACCTGTTTCGCTTTCTCGACGAACTGAAGATCGAGCATAAGACGGCTCGTCACGAACCGGTCTTCACCGTCGCCGAGTCGGTCGCGCTGCGCGACGAGATCCCGGGCGGCCACACCAAGAACCTGTTCGTGAAGGACAAGAAGGATCGCTTCTTCCTGCTCACCGTCGAGGAAAACGCCTCGGTCGACCTGAAGACGGTGCACACGCTGATCGGCGCGGCCAGCAAGGTATCCTTCGGCAAGCCGGAGAAGCTGATGGAATATCTCGGCGTCATTCCCGGCTCCGTCACCGTCTTCGGCGCGATCAACGACACCGGCCACAACGTCACCTTCGTGCTGGATGCGGAGCTGATGGAACACGACATCATCAACGGCCATCCGCTGTCCAACGATGCGACGACCTCGATCGGCCGGAACGACCTTCTGCGCTTTCTTGAATCGACGGGTCACACGCCGCTTGTCTTGAAAGTCACGGCCTGA
- a CDS encoding thioredoxin: protein MSDNSNPYGGFGSQMTGQAHFGSGSAAPAQTTGGAAIKDTTTSGFTKDVIEESRNQPVLVDFWAPWCGPCKQLTPVIEKVVNEAGGRVKLVKMNIDDHPAIPGQLGIQSIPAVIAFVNGRPVDGFMGALPESQVRQFIDKVSGPAGADEAAEIEAALEEAATLLAAGNIQEAAQLFGAVMQADPENTKAIAGMAECMLAAGQQDRARQLVEGLPEEVKKAAEIQALLKKFEQIDEARKLGDPVALEHALALDPDDHEARMKLAKIRNVEGRREEAAEHLLLIMKRDREFDDDGARRQLLQFFEVWGPKDPATIMARRKLSSILFS, encoded by the coding sequence ATGAGCGACAACAGCAATCCCTATGGCGGTTTCGGCAGCCAGATGACGGGTCAGGCCCATTTCGGCAGCGGATCCGCCGCTCCGGCGCAAACCACCGGTGGCGCGGCCATCAAGGACACCACCACCTCGGGCTTCACCAAGGATGTCATCGAGGAATCCCGCAACCAGCCGGTTCTCGTCGATTTCTGGGCGCCCTGGTGCGGCCCCTGCAAGCAGCTGACCCCGGTGATCGAAAAGGTGGTCAACGAGGCCGGTGGCCGCGTCAAGCTCGTCAAGATGAATATCGATGACCACCCGGCCATTCCCGGCCAGCTCGGCATCCAGTCGATTCCCGCCGTCATCGCCTTCGTCAACGGCCGCCCGGTCGATGGCTTCATGGGCGCGCTTCCCGAAAGCCAGGTCCGCCAGTTCATCGACAAGGTCTCGGGCCCCGCCGGGGCCGATGAGGCCGCCGAGATCGAGGCTGCCCTCGAGGAAGCCGCAACCCTGCTCGCCGCCGGCAATATCCAGGAGGCCGCGCAGCTCTTCGGCGCCGTCATGCAGGCCGACCCCGAAAATACGAAGGCAATCGCCGGCATGGCGGAATGCATGCTGGCCGCGGGCCAGCAGGATCGCGCCCGGCAGCTGGTGGAAGGTCTGCCGGAAGAGGTGAAGAAGGCTGCCGAAATCCAGGCACTTCTCAAGAAGTTCGAGCAGATCGACGAAGCCCGAAAGCTGGGCGACCCGGTGGCGCTCGAACATGCGCTGGCGCTCGACCCGGACGATCACGAAGCCCGGATGAAGCTCGCCAAGATCCGCAATGTCGAGGGACGGCGCGAGGAAGCGGCTGAACATCTGCTGCTGATCATGAAGCGCGATCGCGAATTCGACGACGATGGCGCACGCCGCCAGTTGCTGCAGTTCTTCGAGGTCTGGGGCCCGAAGGATCCGGCAACCATCATGGCGCGCCGCAAACTGTCGTCGATCCTGTTCTCCTGA
- a CDS encoding oxidoreductase, which translates to MADRLKGKIAIISGGATGMGGAASRLFAAEGAKVAIIDRNGEEAARTVAAIREAGGTAEHWGADVSDEKAVNEAVKGVEAHFGPVTVLFNHAGTIVIKSFLEITAEEWDWLHAVNVRSMFLMTKAVLPGMIGAGGGSIVCTSSISAVAATPMEVLYDTTKGAVHMFARAIGVEFRDRNIRCNAVCPGFIRTPHGLREVAELTAHGVDVSEAAIAAQQGRIGEPEDVARAALYLASDESNFVNGAHLFVDNGFTAI; encoded by the coding sequence ATGGCCGACAGGTTGAAGGGCAAGATTGCGATCATTTCAGGCGGGGCGACCGGCATGGGCGGTGCGGCTTCCAGGCTGTTTGCTGCCGAAGGCGCCAAGGTCGCGATCATCGACCGCAATGGCGAGGAAGCGGCCCGGACCGTCGCTGCCATTCGCGAGGCAGGCGGCACGGCGGAACACTGGGGCGCCGATGTTTCCGATGAAAAAGCCGTCAACGAGGCCGTGAAGGGCGTCGAGGCGCATTTCGGTCCGGTGACCGTTCTCTTCAATCACGCAGGCACGATCGTCATAAAGTCCTTCCTCGAGATCACTGCCGAGGAATGGGACTGGCTGCACGCCGTCAATGTCCGTTCGATGTTCCTGATGACGAAGGCGGTGCTGCCGGGGATGATTGGCGCCGGCGGCGGTTCGATCGTCTGCACCTCGTCTATTTCGGCCGTGGCGGCAACGCCGATGGAAGTGCTCTACGACACGACGAAGGGCGCCGTGCACATGTTTGCCCGGGCGATCGGCGTGGAGTTCCGCGACCGGAATATCCGCTGCAACGCCGTCTGCCCCGGCTTCATCCGCACGCCGCACGGGCTTCGGGAAGTGGCGGAACTCACCGCCCATGGCGTCGATGTCTCCGAGGCCGCCATTGCCGCCCAGCAGGGCCGTATCGGCGAACCGGAAGACGTGGCGCGCGCCGCGCTCTATCTGGCCAGTGACGAATCGAATTTCGTCAACGGCGCGCACCTCTTCGTCGATAACGGTTTCACCGCCATCTGA